The Paenibacillus sp. FSL R7-0204 genome includes a region encoding these proteins:
- a CDS encoding inositol monophosphatase family protein: MSPVSPDNRNEREPYVVTSKGHTAAAINAAAKAGEWIKSRQGQVKELGSKTSAQDLVTEVDKGVEQMIRRLILTHYPDHAILGEEGVEPGAEALTAALDEAREHEYLWIVDPIDGTTNFVHGFPFYCVSIALVVKGELTVGVIYDPIRDEMFVAEKGKGAYMHGIPTKVSAETLPGNSLIAMGFPPDRVVAQPANMAGLQQIMPQVRGIRAGGSAALHLAYVAAGRVDGYWEVGLSPWDCAAGVLLVLESGGKVTNTLGDPYDIGTRHVVASNGRIHDYLVTSLQAADATGFKKQ, from the coding sequence ATGAGTCCTGTAAGTCCTGATAACCGAAATGAACGGGAGCCCTATGTAGTTACAAGCAAGGGACATACGGCAGCAGCCATCAATGCTGCGGCCAAAGCGGGGGAATGGATCAAGAGCAGACAAGGCCAGGTGAAGGAGTTGGGCAGTAAGACATCGGCCCAGGATCTGGTCACGGAGGTCGATAAGGGTGTGGAGCAGATGATCCGCCGGCTGATCCTGACCCATTATCCGGACCATGCCATCCTTGGCGAGGAGGGTGTTGAGCCCGGTGCGGAGGCACTGACGGCGGCCCTGGATGAAGCGCGGGAGCATGAGTATCTGTGGATCGTCGATCCGATAGACGGCACGACCAATTTCGTGCATGGCTTCCCGTTCTATTGCGTATCGATTGCTCTGGTGGTTAAGGGAGAGCTTACTGTAGGCGTGATCTATGATCCGATCCGGGACGAGATGTTCGTGGCCGAGAAGGGGAAGGGCGCATACATGCACGGGATTCCTACGAAGGTATCAGCGGAGACACTGCCGGGTAACAGCCTGATCGCTATGGGCTTCCCGCCGGACCGCGTGGTGGCCCAGCCGGCGAATATGGCCGGGCTGCAGCAGATTATGCCGCAGGTCCGCGGCATTCGTGCGGGAGGATCGGCGGCACTGCATCTGGCTTATGTTGCTGCCGGACGAGTGGACGGGTATTGGGAGGTTGGACTGAGCCCTTGGGATTGTGCGGCCGGGGTGCTGCTGGTGCTGGAATCCGGCGGTAAGGTGACGAATACGCTGGGCGATCCCTACGATATCGGCACACGCCATGTAGTCGCAAGCAATGGACGAATTCATGATTATCTGGTTACGTCCCTGCAGGCTGCAGATGCCACAGGCTTCAAGAAGCAGTAG
- the uvsE gene encoding UV DNA damage repair endonuclease UvsE, with translation MIVRFGYVAMSTVIPDCSPSKTMTMASFNKLGDREAGLRKLESIARMNLHNTLRLLKHNVGSDIKVYRLTSKLIPLATHPDLADWNPLAALAEEFAEVGSYVKKHGLRVSFHPDHFTVLSTPRPEVLASSIRDLQHHTDMLDAMGLPATAKSNIHIGGAYGDKPLSAERFCVQCSALPLTLRERMTLENDDKTFNAVETLEVCRRMGLPMVLDIHHQWVNNEGELPWELWPEILKTWTSPLALKDVPPGVHLPPKIHVSSPRSPSDPRSHADGVEPAPLVAFLKRIAADTPAVDVMIEAKHKDGALFGLMEEMKGLAEGGNGIMVLNGASVNIQVETALPSF, from the coding sequence ATGATTGTCCGCTTCGGCTATGTCGCCATGTCTACGGTGATCCCTGACTGTTCTCCCTCCAAAACGATGACTATGGCAAGCTTCAACAAGCTGGGCGACCGGGAGGCGGGCCTTCGTAAGCTGGAATCCATCGCCCGGATGAATCTGCACAATACGCTCCGTCTGCTGAAGCATAATGTCGGCTCGGATATTAAGGTCTACAGGCTCACCTCCAAGCTGATTCCGCTGGCAACCCATCCTGATCTGGCGGACTGGAATCCGCTGGCTGCTCTTGCGGAGGAATTCGCTGAGGTGGGCAGCTATGTGAAGAAGCACGGGCTGCGCGTCAGTTTCCACCCGGATCACTTCACGGTGCTGAGTACGCCGCGGCCGGAGGTGCTTGCAAGCTCGATCCGTGATTTGCAGCATCATACGGACATGCTGGACGCGATGGGGCTGCCAGCGACGGCTAAGAGCAATATCCACATCGGCGGCGCCTACGGGGACAAGCCTTTGTCTGCGGAACGCTTCTGCGTGCAATGCTCCGCGCTGCCGCTTACGCTTAGAGAGCGGATGACGCTGGAGAACGACGACAAGACGTTCAACGCGGTGGAGACGCTGGAGGTTTGCCGCAGAATGGGACTGCCGATGGTGCTGGATATCCATCACCAGTGGGTCAACAATGAAGGCGAGCTTCCCTGGGAGCTGTGGCCGGAGATCCTGAAGACATGGACAAGCCCTCTGGCGCTGAAGGATGTGCCGCCTGGCGTTCATCTGCCTCCGAAGATCCATGTGTCCAGCCCGCGCAGCCCGTCTGATCCGCGCAGCCATGCCGATGGGGTGGAGCCGGCACCGCTGGTTGCTTTTCTGAAGCGGATTGCTGCGGATACTCCGGCTGTTGATGTGATGATTGAGGCGAAGCACAAGGATGGCGCCTTGTTTGGTCTGATGGAGGAGATGAAGGGACTGGCAGAGGGCGGGAATGGAATTATGGTACTAAACGGAGCCAGCGTGAATATACAAGTGGAAACGGCTTTGCCGTCCTTTTGA
- a CDS encoding D-alanine--D-alanine ligase: MGNAKTTVGLVYGGKSGEHEVSLQTAYAVMNAFDYDKYEIIPFYISKQGVWKIGAVLEAPFPAIEQLKLSGVAGDMGTALNALFSGLSGGEQVIDVMFPLLHGTNGEDGTIQGLFEMANIPYIGAGVLASSAGMDKVVMKKLFGEAGLEQCDYCYFNAVNWRQSKHELIVDLEDKLGYPVFVKPANLGSSVGISKAIDKESLIKAVDYAFRYDTKVIIEEFVDAREVEVAVLGNEEPEASVPGEIVSSGEYYDYAAKYTDGKSQMLIPAPVDPEVADRLRESAILAFKAIEGSGITRADFFLRKSDGRILINEVNTMPGFTPFSMYPLLWRETGVSYKVLLDRMIGLALERYRFRQGLKYDNE; encoded by the coding sequence ATGGGGAACGCTAAAACTACCGTAGGACTGGTGTACGGCGGCAAATCCGGAGAGCATGAGGTATCGCTGCAGACGGCTTATGCGGTTATGAACGCTTTTGACTACGATAAATATGAGATTATTCCGTTCTATATCTCCAAACAGGGGGTATGGAAGATAGGTGCAGTGCTGGAGGCTCCCTTCCCCGCGATTGAGCAGCTTAAGCTCTCCGGGGTGGCTGGTGATATGGGCACGGCCCTGAATGCCTTGTTCAGCGGGCTCAGCGGAGGCGAGCAGGTCATAGACGTCATGTTCCCGCTGCTGCATGGCACGAACGGCGAGGACGGCACCATTCAGGGACTGTTCGAGATGGCGAATATCCCGTACATCGGTGCAGGGGTACTGGCTTCATCGGCGGGCATGGATAAGGTCGTTATGAAGAAGCTGTTCGGCGAGGCAGGGCTGGAGCAGTGTGACTATTGCTACTTCAATGCTGTGAACTGGAGACAGAGCAAGCACGAGCTGATTGTAGATCTGGAGGATAAGCTGGGATATCCGGTCTTCGTCAAGCCTGCCAACCTGGGCTCCAGCGTAGGAATCTCCAAGGCCATCGACAAGGAAAGTCTGATCAAGGCTGTGGATTATGCCTTCCGTTATGACACGAAGGTGATTATTGAGGAGTTCGTGGATGCGCGGGAAGTGGAGGTGGCGGTACTCGGCAATGAGGAGCCGGAGGCTTCAGTTCCGGGTGAAATCGTCTCTTCCGGTGAATATTATGATTATGCGGCCAAATACACTGACGGCAAATCACAGATGCTGATCCCGGCACCTGTCGATCCTGAGGTAGCGGACCGTCTGCGTGAGTCGGCGATACTGGCCTTCAAGGCTATTGAGGGCAGCGGAATTACCCGGGCCGACTTCTTCCTGCGGAAGTCTGACGGCAGGATTCTTATTAATGAAGTGAATACCATGCCCGGCTTCACCCCGTTCAGCATGTATCCTTTGTTGTGGCGTGAGACCGGTGTGTCCTATAAAGTGCTGCTGGACCGTATGATCGGGCTGGCGCTGGAGCGTTACCGGTTCAGACAGGGCTTGAAGTACGATAATGAATAA
- a CDS encoding amidase domain-containing protein, producing MEQQWKKSLYVYVDQLNKGRVAPGAEPRHTTIRDPRFLDEQRTRSRRIAQWYTRRGITPLRGETGVRTLRTVRQNPAEVVADVALHSAFYYEKGGMTHREDVVESERLTFIREKGGWEIVNVERRVPERNGVRKVVEKDPALRLSEWGEALPDPRPSQPLLNRRVLKGASGVREVRYRREEAAAYADLWWKEGNPEFEIFEVDCTNYVSQCLFAGGAPINYTGKRETGWWYKGYNGAQEWWSFSWAVSDSLKRYLSGSRGSGLRAEIVERPEQLQLGDIIQYDWDGNGHYQHSTIVTAFDAGGQPLVNARTVSSRHRFWDYKDSYAWTDRTAYRFFHINDYL from the coding sequence ATGGAGCAGCAGTGGAAGAAAAGTCTCTATGTCTATGTGGACCAGCTGAACAAGGGGCGGGTTGCACCTGGCGCCGAGCCGCGCCATACCACGATCAGGGACCCCCGGTTCCTGGACGAACAGCGCACGCGTTCCCGCCGGATCGCCCAGTGGTATACCCGCCGGGGCATTACTCCGCTGCGAGGGGAGACGGGGGTGCGGACGCTGCGGACCGTGCGGCAGAATCCAGCCGAGGTGGTCGCCGATGTGGCGCTGCACAGTGCCTTCTATTATGAGAAGGGCGGGATGACGCACCGTGAGGATGTGGTGGAGTCGGAGCGCCTGACCTTTATACGTGAAAAGGGCGGCTGGGAGATTGTGAACGTGGAGCGCCGTGTGCCTGAGCGGAATGGGGTGCGCAAGGTGGTGGAGAAAGATCCGGCTCTGAGGCTCTCGGAGTGGGGGGAGGCTCTGCCTGATCCGCGTCCGTCCCAGCCGCTGCTGAACCGCCGTGTCCTGAAGGGCGCTAGTGGTGTTCGCGAGGTGCGATACCGCCGGGAGGAAGCGGCAGCCTATGCGGACCTCTGGTGGAAGGAAGGGAACCCGGAGTTCGAGATTTTCGAGGTGGACTGCACCAATTATGTCTCCCAATGTCTCTTTGCAGGGGGAGCGCCTATCAACTATACTGGTAAAAGAGAAACGGGCTGGTGGTACAAGGGCTATAATGGAGCCCAGGAATGGTGGAGCTTCAGCTGGGCGGTCTCCGACAGCCTGAAGCGTTATCTGAGCGGGAGCCGGGGAAGCGGGCTGCGTGCGGAGATTGTCGAGCGGCCGGAGCAGCTTCAGCTGGGCGACATTATTCAGTATGACTGGGACGGGAACGGACATTATCAGCACAGCACGATTGTTACCGCATTTGATGCGGGCGGGCAGCCGCTGGTGAATGCGCGGACGGTTAGCAGCCGTCACCGCTTCTGGGATTACAAGGATTCCTACGCCTGGACGGACCGGACGGCTTATCGTTTTTTTCATATTAATGACTATTTATAG
- the acnA gene encoding aconitate hydratase AcnA, translated as MPSKDHFSLAKNLNSGGKTYRYYHLNALEEQGAGDISSLPFSIKVLLEAAVRQYDGRAITEEHVKQLANWSGGIDRNKEIPFIPARIVLQDFTGVPVVVDLAAMRDTVKKAGGDPKKINPLVPVDLVIDHSVMVDAFGTADALEYNMNVEFERNEERYRFLRWAQTAFNNFRAVPPATGIVHQVNLEYLASVAATKTIDGETVVYPDSLVGTDSHTTMINGLGVVGWGVGGIEAEAGMLGQPLYFVTPDVVGFKLTGSLMEGATATDLALTVTQMLRKKGVVGKFVEFYGPGLANISLADRATVANMAPEYGATIGFFPVDEETLAYLRSTGRPDELVELVGDYYKAQGMFRTSETPDPAFSDVIELDLASVVPSLAGPKRPQDRVELTHMKENFEGIIRTPVDKGGYGLSDEKIAEEVEIQHKNGSTSKLTTGAVVIAAITSCTNTSNPSVMLGAGLLAKKAVERGLTKPGYVKSSLTPGSLVVTEYLQKADLLKPLEALGFYLAGYGCATCIGNSGPLPDEVSEAITEHDMTVAAVISGNRNFEGRVHAQVKANYLASPPLVVAYALAGTVNIDLKTEPLGYDPQGEPVFLADIWPTTAEIREAVALSLSPEMFRSKYENVFTANERWNNIPVPEGELYEWDNNSTYIQNPPFFEHLADGASDIQDIKSSRVLALLGDSVTTDHISPAGNISTSGPAGEYLRGHGVERADFNSYGSRRGNHEVMMRGTFANIRIRNAVAPGTEGGVTTFLPSDEVMSIYDASMLYQSAGQNLIVIAGKEYGTGSSRDWAAKGTLLLGVKAVIAESFERIHRSNLVGMGVLPLQFQEGHGWSSMGLTGRETFDITGLDNHVLPGQELTVTATREDGTQFDFPVIARLDSSVDIDYYRNGGILQTVLRQMLADATASEAAQPVE; from the coding sequence ATGCCAAGCAAGGACCATTTTTCATTGGCCAAGAACCTGAACTCAGGTGGCAAAACTTATCGCTACTATCATTTGAACGCTCTGGAGGAGCAAGGTGCAGGCGACATTTCCTCTCTGCCATTCTCCATTAAGGTATTACTCGAAGCGGCTGTCCGCCAATATGACGGACGGGCGATTACTGAAGAACATGTCAAGCAGCTGGCCAACTGGTCAGGCGGCATTGACCGCAATAAGGAAATCCCGTTCATTCCTGCCCGGATTGTCCTGCAGGATTTCACCGGCGTACCTGTAGTTGTCGATCTCGCGGCTATGCGCGATACCGTCAAGAAGGCGGGCGGCGACCCGAAGAAGATCAACCCGCTTGTACCGGTTGACCTTGTTATTGACCATTCGGTTATGGTTGATGCATTCGGAACGGCCGATGCCCTTGAATATAATATGAACGTAGAATTCGAGCGTAATGAGGAGCGCTACCGCTTCCTGCGCTGGGCACAGACCGCCTTCAATAATTTCCGTGCGGTTCCTCCGGCAACCGGAATTGTGCATCAGGTGAACCTGGAGTACCTGGCTTCTGTAGCGGCCACTAAGACCATTGACGGAGAGACCGTTGTCTACCCGGATTCCCTGGTCGGCACGGATTCCCATACTACAATGATCAACGGCCTTGGCGTAGTGGGCTGGGGCGTCGGCGGAATTGAGGCTGAAGCAGGAATGCTTGGACAGCCGCTGTATTTCGTTACCCCGGATGTCGTCGGCTTCAAGCTGACCGGCAGTCTGATGGAAGGCGCTACAGCTACCGATCTGGCCCTTACCGTTACCCAAATGCTGCGCAAAAAAGGCGTAGTCGGCAAGTTCGTCGAATTCTACGGTCCGGGTCTGGCGAATATCAGTCTGGCAGACCGTGCGACAGTAGCCAACATGGCTCCTGAATACGGCGCTACGATCGGCTTCTTCCCTGTAGATGAGGAGACGCTGGCCTATCTGCGCAGCACTGGACGCCCGGATGAGCTGGTAGAGCTGGTGGGGGATTATTATAAGGCGCAGGGTATGTTCCGCACTTCAGAGACACCGGACCCGGCATTCAGCGATGTCATTGAGCTGGATCTGGCTTCTGTGGTTCCCAGTCTGGCAGGACCGAAGCGTCCGCAGGACCGGGTAGAGCTTACCCATATGAAGGAGAATTTCGAAGGTATTATCCGTACACCTGTCGACAAGGGCGGCTATGGCCTCAGCGACGAGAAGATTGCCGAAGAAGTTGAGATTCAGCATAAGAACGGAAGCACTAGCAAGCTCACCACAGGAGCGGTTGTCATTGCTGCCATCACGAGCTGTACGAACACCTCCAACCCGAGCGTAATGCTGGGCGCAGGACTGCTTGCCAAGAAGGCAGTAGAACGCGGTCTCACCAAACCGGGCTATGTCAAAAGCAGCCTGACTCCCGGATCGCTGGTCGTTACGGAATACCTGCAGAAGGCAGATCTGCTGAAGCCGCTGGAAGCGCTCGGCTTCTACCTGGCCGGCTACGGCTGCGCCACTTGTATCGGTAACTCCGGCCCGCTGCCGGATGAAGTCAGCGAAGCCATTACAGAGCATGATATGACGGTTGCCGCAGTCATCTCCGGGAACCGTAACTTCGAGGGCCGCGTGCATGCCCAGGTCAAAGCCAACTATCTGGCTTCCCCGCCGCTGGTTGTCGCCTACGCCCTGGCCGGCACGGTGAATATTGACCTGAAGACCGAGCCGCTAGGCTATGATCCGCAGGGTGAGCCTGTCTTCCTGGCCGATATCTGGCCGACTACAGCCGAGATCCGCGAAGCCGTAGCGCTCTCGCTCAGTCCGGAAATGTTCCGCAGCAAATATGAGAATGTATTCACGGCCAATGAACGCTGGAATAACATTCCGGTACCGGAAGGCGAGCTGTATGAATGGGATAACAACTCCACTTACATTCAGAATCCGCCATTCTTCGAGCATCTGGCAGACGGTGCCTCTGACATCCAGGATATCAAGAGCTCACGTGTGCTTGCGCTGCTTGGCGATTCCGTCACTACCGACCATATCTCGCCAGCCGGGAATATCTCCACTTCCGGTCCGGCCGGAGAATATCTGCGCGGCCATGGCGTAGAACGCGCTGACTTCAACTCTTACGGCTCGCGCCGCGGGAATCATGAGGTGATGATGCGCGGTACCTTCGCCAACATCCGTATCCGCAACGCAGTGGCTCCTGGAACAGAAGGCGGCGTAACCACCTTCCTGCCGAGTGATGAGGTCATGTCGATCTATGACGCCTCCATGCTGTACCAGTCTGCCGGACAGAACCTGATCGTTATCGCCGGTAAAGAATACGGCACAGGCAGCTCCCGCGACTGGGCTGCCAAGGGAACACTCCTCCTCGGAGTCAAAGCCGTCATCGCTGAGAGCTTCGAGCGGATTCACCGCAGCAATCTCGTCGGCATGGGTGTGCTGCCGCTGCAGTTCCAGGAAGGTCATGGCTGGAGCAGCATGGGGCTGACCGGACGCGAGACCTTCGACATTACCGGTCTTGACAACCATGTCCTTCCCGGACAGGAGCTGACAGTCACTGCTACCCGTGAAGACGGCACCCAGTTCGACTTCCCGGTCATTGCCCGTCTCGACAGCAGCGTAGATATCGACTACTACCGCAATGGCGGTATTCTGCAGACGGTACTCCGCCAGATGCTGGCAGATGCTACAGCTTCGGAAGCGGCTCAACCGGTAGAATAA
- a CDS encoding ABC transporter substrate-binding protein: protein MRYSKQSLVLIVYTLVMAVLLAACGSSGNSGSGSGTAANAPAPAASEAPTAAPAAGEPSTEAEMVTFQDSAGEVQVPKNPQRIVDTTAFYTGYLLALGVKPVGVMQGAKDSPYLADMLEGAEGLGDDVTPENILSLDPDLIIVYTGTEGIDKLKEIAPVVQIKYGAKNYKDQMLDYGKLVNKNDEAKAWIAQWEARIAELKPQVQAAVGNKTVSILNPYAKGLFVFGHNYGRGGEILYGEFGLKAPAEAQKEAIDSGTGWASISLEKLPDFAGDIIFTCPWSGDTTDPKIVYDNPLWKGLPAVKAGNVFQLNPAADTYNDPISLEKQLDFITTSLLSVK from the coding sequence TTGCGCTACTCTAAACAAAGTCTTGTCCTGATTGTCTATACTCTCGTCATGGCTGTCCTGCTGGCAGCCTGCGGTTCATCGGGTAATTCCGGCTCTGGCTCCGGGACGGCAGCGAATGCACCTGCACCCGCAGCTTCTGAAGCACCTACTGCTGCTCCGGCTGCTGGCGAGCCTTCCACTGAAGCAGAGATGGTTACCTTCCAGGATAGCGCCGGTGAGGTTCAAGTGCCTAAGAATCCGCAGCGAATCGTGGATACTACAGCTTTTTATACAGGATATCTTTTGGCACTGGGTGTGAAGCCGGTAGGGGTCATGCAAGGAGCCAAGGATAGTCCATATCTTGCAGACATGCTTGAAGGTGCAGAAGGGCTTGGTGATGATGTCACCCCGGAGAATATCCTGTCTCTGGACCCTGACCTGATTATTGTGTATACCGGCACAGAAGGCATCGATAAGCTGAAGGAAATCGCGCCTGTGGTACAGATTAAATATGGCGCCAAGAATTATAAGGATCAGATGCTCGACTACGGCAAGCTGGTGAACAAGAATGATGAGGCGAAGGCCTGGATCGCTCAGTGGGAGGCCCGGATTGCTGAGCTGAAGCCGCAGGTGCAGGCTGCTGTTGGTAATAAGACGGTATCTATCCTGAACCCATATGCCAAGGGGCTGTTTGTATTCGGACATAACTATGGCCGTGGCGGTGAGATTCTGTATGGGGAGTTCGGGCTGAAGGCTCCCGCAGAAGCGCAGAAGGAGGCCATCGACAGCGGAACTGGCTGGGCTTCCATCTCCCTGGAGAAGCTGCCGGACTTTGCCGGAGACATTATCTTCACTTGCCCGTGGTCAGGGGATACTACAGACCCGAAGATTGTCTATGACAATCCGCTGTGGAAGGGGCTTCCGGCGGTCAAGGCAGGGAATGTATTCCAGTTGAACCCTGCTGCCGATACGTACAATGATCCGATCTCCCTGGAGAAGCAGCTGGATTTCATTACGACCAGCCTGCTGTCAGTCAAATAG
- a CDS encoding response regulator transcription factor codes for MKVVIPDSLMGEIQELQDTFGSATGQALVLTDQAGNVVTRPTLSGIFYQKMFKSLQVIERPFEPALLRLGPLSYPAVLEEWVPGLKYVVSPLVPDYGQTYYLWSGLYMEEGTRGLVLQAFEAKMRNHPDYEMLKDVLAVMPELSREGIASIRGKLSVLGNVLSKLLAGCAVKPLEQRRGLLISQLLSNLESEFLKIEVVLQQMAGTLSAAELYAFAQEEEAGQFKVKYSAGKEAGLLMNAGFQQGDGFLGQAVLGMEPRHWQSVAQDSRSLFFTQRGMTQPEYLSCYPVRIHSGKRALLLAVGFGKSRLIQDYAQYEQNVTALLGLSGRGEQLVQREALRREATLRLKEAARLLPQAASTQELGTGLLDMIMGMPFFPSSVLVFFEEQTADTHYAKGWRPEEIAPYVQDLQSRYSSQAFLSSAVINGEVEGQVLLECPLIAEKVFKGILSVGFRRRSEAEEWLSLTGCLASLASTSIRLFEKEARHMKQAGVFTAQTLHYLQLNNPELHRLSAEASAMAYELARYTGLPERESEQMRTAALLAPFRLEFLHGYGFYPEELSLLKQVDQFASFYFEINKPSVSVTAQLLVLVLHHAGKGADKELLADTDLEWLNPSRFYLDDHVVGELYSEPRNTFQSFLRSRSEAMPAKRGVSAGKLLNSTALKTPKEEWGISPREEEVLELIILGKTNKEIASALFISEHTVKNHLSRIFNKMDVTDRSQIIALVYKRIFDSERIEMS; via the coding sequence ATGAAAGTAGTTATACCCGATTCACTGATGGGAGAAATTCAAGAGCTCCAGGATACGTTCGGCTCTGCTACGGGTCAGGCGCTTGTGCTTACGGATCAGGCCGGGAATGTGGTTACCCGCCCAACGCTGTCCGGAATATTCTATCAGAAGATGTTTAAATCTTTACAGGTCATAGAGCGGCCCTTCGAGCCTGCATTGCTTAGATTGGGCCCCTTATCATATCCTGCCGTACTTGAGGAGTGGGTCCCGGGGCTGAAGTATGTGGTCAGTCCGCTGGTTCCTGACTATGGACAGACGTACTATTTATGGTCCGGCTTATATATGGAAGAAGGCACCCGCGGGCTTGTGCTGCAGGCGTTCGAGGCCAAGATGCGGAATCACCCCGACTATGAGATGCTGAAGGATGTACTGGCCGTCATGCCTGAGCTTAGCAGGGAAGGCATCGCCAGCATCAGGGGGAAATTGAGTGTGCTCGGGAATGTGCTCTCCAAATTGCTGGCGGGGTGCGCAGTGAAGCCGCTGGAACAGAGACGGGGGCTGCTGATTTCTCAGCTGTTATCCAATCTGGAGAGTGAGTTCCTGAAGATAGAGGTTGTGCTGCAGCAGATGGCCGGTACGTTATCTGCTGCAGAGCTGTATGCCTTTGCCCAAGAGGAGGAGGCCGGCCAGTTCAAGGTGAAATATTCTGCCGGCAAAGAAGCAGGACTCCTCATGAATGCCGGGTTCCAGCAAGGAGACGGTTTTCTGGGACAGGCAGTTCTGGGCATGGAGCCCAGGCACTGGCAGAGCGTTGCCCAAGATTCAAGATCGTTATTCTTCACCCAGCGCGGGATGACGCAGCCGGAATATTTATCATGCTATCCGGTGAGAATTCACAGCGGGAAGAGAGCATTGCTGCTCGCTGTGGGCTTTGGGAAGAGCCGCCTGATACAGGACTATGCCCAGTATGAGCAGAATGTTACTGCGCTCCTGGGCTTATCCGGACGGGGAGAACAGCTGGTGCAGCGTGAAGCCCTGCGCAGGGAGGCCACCCTGCGTTTGAAGGAAGCTGCCCGCCTGCTGCCGCAGGCCGCATCCACCCAGGAGCTGGGCACCGGTCTGCTGGATATGATTATGGGCATGCCGTTCTTCCCGTCATCGGTACTCGTATTCTTCGAGGAGCAGACCGCGGATACCCATTACGCCAAGGGGTGGAGGCCGGAGGAGATTGCGCCGTATGTCCAGGACCTCCAGTCCAGGTACTCCTCGCAGGCATTTCTCTCTTCTGCGGTCATCAACGGGGAGGTGGAGGGGCAGGTCTTGCTCGAATGTCCGCTGATTGCCGAGAAGGTATTCAAGGGCATTCTGTCTGTTGGCTTCAGACGCCGCAGCGAAGCTGAGGAGTGGCTGTCCTTAACCGGCTGTCTCGCCAGTCTGGCGAGTACTTCGATCCGTCTGTTCGAGAAAGAAGCCAGACATATGAAGCAGGCAGGGGTCTTCACCGCTCAGACGCTTCATTATCTCCAGCTCAATAATCCCGAGCTGCACCGCCTGTCGGCAGAGGCTTCTGCTATGGCGTATGAGCTTGCCCGTTATACAGGGCTGCCGGAGCGGGAGTCAGAACAGATGAGAACGGCTGCGCTGCTGGCTCCGTTCAGGCTGGAATTCCTGCATGGGTACGGATTCTACCCGGAGGAGCTTTCTTTGCTGAAGCAGGTGGACCAGTTTGCTTCGTTCTATTTTGAGATCAATAAGCCTTCGGTCTCTGTCACTGCCCAACTGCTCGTGCTGGTGCTTCATCATGCAGGCAAAGGCGCGGACAAGGAGCTGCTGGCGGACACGGATCTGGAGTGGCTGAACCCCTCGCGCTTCTATCTGGATGACCATGTGGTTGGGGAGCTATACAGTGAGCCGCGTAATACCTTCCAATCCTTTTTGCGCAGCCGCTCGGAAGCGATGCCCGCCAAAAGAGGTGTGTCGGCAGGGAAGCTGCTGAACAGTACAGCGCTAAAGACGCCCAAGGAGGAATGGGGAATCTCACCGCGCGAGGAGGAAGTGCTGGAGCTGATTATTCTGGGCAAGACGAATAAGGAGATTGCCAGCGCCTTGTTTATCAGCGAGCATACCGTCAAGAATCATCTAAGCCGCATTTTTAATAAAATGGACGTAACGGACCGTTCACAGATCATAGCTCTGGTCTACAAAAGAATATTCGATTCCGAACGTATCGAGATGTCCTGA
- a CDS encoding IclR family transcriptional regulator, producing MEDRKLTVRAVERALDILLCFTQDNDDYDLSLTEISAKIGLHKSTVHRLLTTLEEKGFLQRDEGTDKYRLGIRIWELSTHLPTLNEPAVLLLPAMERLRDRLGETVSLYLRDNLERVRIQAVQSRQAIRRVAQIGARLPLSVGASSKVLAAYAPPEVQVRLLADPAWPDSVDRSQYLEQLKEITRCGYATSFEEREPGAAAVAVPIAGRAGGVVAALSLSGPVSRLSLETLEEYAVILAEAAAEMGLMMG from the coding sequence GTGGAAGACCGGAAGCTGACTGTACGCGCCGTAGAACGTGCGCTGGATATATTACTGTGCTTTACTCAGGATAATGATGATTACGACCTTAGTCTGACGGAGATCTCTGCGAAGATTGGCCTGCATAAAAGCACAGTGCACCGTCTGTTGACTACACTGGAGGAGAAGGGCTTCCTGCAGCGGGACGAGGGGACGGACAAATACCGCCTGGGTATCCGCATCTGGGAGCTGTCGACACATCTTCCGACGCTGAACGAGCCTGCGGTGCTTCTGCTGCCCGCCATGGAGCGGCTGCGCGACCGCCTGGGCGAGACGGTCAGCCTGTATCTGCGCGACAATCTGGAGCGTGTGCGCATTCAGGCGGTGCAGAGCCGCCAGGCTATCCGCCGGGTAGCACAGATCGGCGCAAGGCTGCCGCTCTCGGTAGGCGCATCCAGCAAGGTGCTGGCTGCTTACGCGCCGCCGGAAGTGCAGGTCCGGCTGCTGGCCGACCCCGCATGGCCGGACAGCGTAGACCGCAGCCAGTATCTGGAGCAGCTGAAGGAGATTACCCGCTGCGGCTATGCAACCAGCTTCGAGGAACGGGAGCCGGGAGCGGCAGCCGTAGCTGTGCCCATCGCCGGCCGGGCCGGGGGTGTGGTAGCAGCGCTCTCGCTGTCCGGCCCGGTCAGCCGTCTGTCGCTTGAGACTCTGGAGGAATATGCTGTCATTCTGGCTGAGGCCGCTGCTGAAATGGGCCTAATGATGGGCTGA